A window of the Peromyscus leucopus breed LL Stock chromosome 22, UCI_PerLeu_2.1, whole genome shotgun sequence genome harbors these coding sequences:
- the Ptbp1 gene encoding LOW QUALITY PROTEIN: polypyrimidine tract-binding protein 1 (The sequence of the model RefSeq protein was modified relative to this genomic sequence to represent the inferred CDS: deleted 1 base in 1 codon), with amino-acid sequence MDGIVPDIAVGTKRGSDELFSTCVSNGPFIMSSSASAANGNDSKKFKGDNRSTGVPSRVIHVRKLPSDVTEGEVISLGLPFGKVTNLLMLKGKNQAFIEMNTEEAANTMVNYYTSVAPVLRGQPIYIQFSNHKELKTDSSPNQARAQAALQAVNSVQSGNLALAASAAAVDAGMAMAGQSPVLRIIVENLFYPVTLDVLHQIFSKFGTVLKIITFTKNNQFQALLQYADPVSAQHAKLSLDGQNIYNACCTLRIDFSKLTSLNVKYNNDKSRDYTRPDLPSGDSQPSLDQTMAAAFGAPGIMSASPYAGAGFPPTFAIPQAAGLSVPNVHGALAPLAIPSAAAAAAAGRIAIPGLAGTGNSVLLVSNLNPERVTPQSLFILFGVYGDVQRVKILFNKKENALVQMADGSQAQLAMSHLNGHKLHGKSVRITLSKHQSVQLPREGQEDQGLTKDYGSSPLHRFKKPGSKNFQNIFPPSATLHLSNIPPSVSEDDLKSLFSSNGGVVKGFKFFQKDRKMALIQMGSVEEAVQALIELHNHDLGENHHLRVSFSKSTI; translated from the exons ATGGACGG CATCGTCCCAGACATAGCAGTCGGTACAAAG CGGGGATCCGACGAGCTCTTCTCCACCTGTGTCAGCAACGGCCCCTTCATCATGAGCAGCTCGGCCTCGGCAG CTAATGGAAATGACAGCAAGAAGTTCAAAGGGGACAACAGGAGCACGGGGGTCCCTTCCCGAGTCATCCACGTGCGCAAGCTGCCCAGTGACGTCACTGAG GGCGAGGTCATCTCCCTGGGGCTGCCCTTTGGGAAGGTCACCAACCTCCTTATGCTGAAGGGGAAGAACCAGGCCTTCATTGAAATGAACACAGAAGAGGCTGCCAACACCATGGTCAACTACTACACGTCGGTGGCCCCTGTGCTGCGTGGCCAGCCCATCTACATCCAGTTTTCTAACCACAAGGAGCTCAAAACTGACAGTTCACCCAACCAGGCA CGTGCCCAGGCAGCCCTGCAGGCCGTAAACTCTGTGCAGTCCGGAAACCTGGCCTTGgcagcctctgctgctgctgtggatgCGGGAATGGCAATGGCGGGCCAGAGCCCGGTGCTCAGGATCATCGTGGAGAACCTCTTCTACCCAGTGACCCTGGACGTGCTGCACCAG ATCTTCTCTAAGTTTGGCACAGTCCTGAAGATCATCACATTTACCAAGAATAACCAGTTCCAGGCGCTGCTGCAGTATGCTGACCCTGTGAGCGCCCAGCATGCCAAGCTG TCGCTGGACGGCCAGAACATCTACAACGCCTGCTGCACGCTGCGCATCGACTTCTCGAAGCTCACCAGTCTGAACGTCAAGTACAACAACGACAAGAGCAGAGACTACACGCGGCCCGACCTGCCCTCCGGGGACAGCCAGCCCTCGCTGGACCAGACCATGGCCGCAGCCTTCG GTGCGCCCGGCATTATGTCGGCCTCTCCGTATGCAGGAGCCGGGTTCCCTCCCACCTTTGCCATCCCGCAGGCCGCAG GCCTCTCTGTCCCTAACGTCCACGGAGCGCTGGCCCCGCTGGCCATACCTTCTGCCGCTGCGGCGGCTGCAGCTGGCCGCATTGCCATCCCAGGCCTGGCGGGTACCGGGAATTCCGTCCTTCTGGTCAGCAACCTGAACCCTGAG AGAGTCACACCCCAAAGCCTCTTTATTCTCTTCG GCGTCTACGGTGATGTGCAGCGGGTGAAGATTCTGTTCAACAAGAAGGAGAACGCACTGGTACAGATGGCGGATGGCAGCCAGGCCCAGCTGG CCATGAGCCACCTGAATGGGCACAAGCTGCACGGGAAGTCGGTGCGCATCACACTGTCAAAGCACCAGAGTGTGCAGCTGCCTCGCGAGGGCCAGGAGGACCAGGGCCTGACCAAGGACTACGGGAGCTCGCCGCTGCATCGCTTCAAGAAGCCGGGATCCAAGAACTTCCAGAACATCTTCCCGCCCTCGGCCACTCTCCACCTTTCTAATATCCC GCCCTCGGTGTCAGAGGACGACCTCAAGAGCCTCTTCTCCAGCAATGGTGGTGTGGTCAAAGGCTTCAAGTTCTTCCA GAAGGACCGCAAGATGGCACTGATCCAGATGGGCTCTGTGGAGGAGGCGGTGCAGGCGCTGATTGAGCTGCACAACCATGACCTGGGCGAGAACCACCACCTGCGTGTGTCCTTCTCAAAGTCCACCATCTAG